One Pseudopipra pipra isolate bDixPip1 chromosome 28, bDixPip1.hap1, whole genome shotgun sequence genomic region harbors:
- the NKX3-1 gene encoding homeobox protein Nkx-3.1 translates to MSAGVLPGRRQSSPSSAPAAMSRSPPAPQQPSPASSRPRTSFLIQDILWDGAERGARLDRGRSRGFGSVGNGESGAAPAEGREGGSEPGNPPGSPHPTGASHGTRTARGADTDAPVQSYLAGCDPPLPTSPRPPKPPKRSRAAFSHSQVIELERKFSHQKYLSAPERAHLARNLQLTETQVKIWFQNRRYKTKRKQVTAELARSDTALAGHKGHPELPGASLLALRATWPYLPCLYYLHGWSPSW, encoded by the exons atgagcgCCGGGGTGCTCCCGGGAAGGAGGCAGAGCTCCCCCAGCAGCGCCCCGGCAGCGATGAGccggagccccccggccccccagcagcccagcccgGCCTCCTCCAGGCCCAGGACATCCTTCCTCATCCAAGACATCCTCTGGGATGGGGCGGAGCGCGGAGCGCGGCTGGacaggggcaggagcagaggcttTGGCAGCGTCGGGAATGGGGAGAGCGGAGCGGCCCCGGCCGAGGGGAGGGAGGGCGGCTCCGAGCCCGGGAACCCCCCCGGGAGCCCCCATCCCACGGGAGCATCCCACGGCACACGGACAGCCCGGGGAGCCGACACAG ATGCCCCTGTGCAGAGTTACCTGGCGGGGTGTGACccccccctgcccacctcccctcgcccccccaagccccccaaGCGCTCCCGGGCCGCCTTCTCTCACAGCCAGGTCATCGAGCTGGAGAGGAAATTCAGCCACCAGAAATACCTGTCGGCCCCCGAGAGAGCCCACCTGGCCCGGAACCTGCAGCTCACCGAGACGCAGGTGAAGATCTGGTTCCAGAACCGCAGGTACAAGACCAAGAGGAAACAGGTGACGGCGGAGCTGGCGCGCTCGGACACTGCCCTGGCCGGGCACAAGGGGCACCCGGAGCTGCCGGGGGCATCGCTGCTCGCCCTCAGGGCCACCTGGCCCTACCTGCCCTGCCTCTACTACCTGCACGGCTGGAGCCCCTCCTGGTag
- the NKX2-6 gene encoding homeobox protein Nkx-2.6 has translation MLPTPFSVKDILNLERPEAAGGPRAPSGSRSARSPDGEDEPPPRKCSLAPPLEGEEEKKSPPCPPPRPRQRRKPRVLFSQAQVFQLEQRFQRQKYLAAPEREELARLLQLSPTQVKIWFQNRRYKSKRQRQDKSLELAARPPPPPRRVAVPVLVRDGKPCLGGSRPYPAFASLPAGPYSCRSCYGSCGAGFGGGYPGGPPGATPGSGGMASAAQLPPPALGGGLRAGRWR, from the exons ATGCTGCCCACCCCCTTCTCGGTGAAGGACATCCTCAACCTGGAGCGGCCGGAGGCTGCCGGgggcccccgcgccccctccGGATCCCGCAGCGCCCGCAGCCCCGACGGGGAGGACGAGCCGCCGCCGC GGAAATGTTCGCTCGCCCCTCCcttggagggggaggaggagaagaaaagccccccgtgcccccctcCCAGGCCGCGGCAGAGGAGGAAGCCGCGcgttctcttctcccaggcgCAGGTTTTCCAGCTGGAGCAGCGATTCCAGCGGCAGAAATACCTGGCGGCGCCGGAGCGGGAGGAGCTGGCGCGGCtgctccagctcagccccacgCAGGTGAAGATCTGGTTCCAGAACCGGCGCTACAAGAGCAAGAGGCAGCGCCAGGACAAATCCCTGGAATtggccgcccgcccgccgccccccccgcgcAGGGTGGCGGTGCCAGTGCTGGTCAGGGATGGCAAACCCTGCCTGGGGGGTTCCCGGCCTTACCCGGCCTTTGCCAGCCTGCCTGCCGGCCCTTATTCCTGCCGGTCCTGCTACGGCTCCTGCGGGGctggatttggggggggttacCCCGGGGGGCCCCCCGGTGCCACCCCCGGGAGCGGGGGAATGGCCAGCGCTGCCCAGCTGCCACCCCCGGCCCTcgggggggggctcagggctggCAGGTGGAGGTGA